In the genome of Thermodesulfobacteriota bacterium, the window CATCGCCTCCGGGACCGGCATCGCCCAGTTCTATAAGGCCTACGATGTCACCAACCTTCCCTTTGCCTTCAGTTCCTATGCCGTCGCCTACGAGGTCTACGACGGTCCCTTTGGCCAGGAGATGGCCGAGGATATCCGGAAGAAGACGGGATTTAAAGTCCTGGGTTTTGGAGAGTCAGGCGGGTTCTTCCAGATCACCAACTCGAAGCGTCCCATTAAAACCCCTGCGGACATGAAAGGGCTCAAAATCCGTACGATGTCCATCCCCCTCCACATGGGGATCATCGAATCCCTCGGAGGCGCAGCCACCCCCATCGCCTGGGCGGAGGTTTACACGGCCCTCCAGACGGGTGTGGTCGATGGCCAGATGAACCCGATCCCGATCATCAACACGGCCAAATTTTACGAGGTTCAAAAATATATCACCCTGACGAACCACCTCTATGCCCCTTATGTGTGGGTGATGAATGACAAGTGGTATCAGGGGTTGACCCCTGCCGAAAAAGAGATCGTCACCGATGCCGCCCAGACCGCCCTGATCGCGGGAAGGGGTCTCAACCGGGTCCTCGAATCCTCCGATAAAGGCCTGCCGGTCATCGCCAAACGGATGGAGGTCTATACCCCCACCGCAGAGGAGCTCGCCCAGTTCAGGAAACTGGCCATCGCCGGAGCCCAGAAGATCATCGCGGAAAAACTGGGAGAGGAGGGAAAGATCTGGGCCGATAAATTCCTAAAGGCGATCGAGGTGGCCGAAAAGAAGGTCAAGGCCCTGGCCCGATGAGAATCGTCGAAAAACTCTCATGGGTCGTGGAGAGGGTGGCGGCGATCCCCTGCATGATGGCCATCGGGGGGATGACCATCATTGTCCTCCTGGGAGTGCTCTTCCGCTACGTCTTTAGAAGCCCTCTCGGTTGGACTGAGGAAGCAGCCCGCTATCTGATGATCTGGGCTGCTTCCCTCGCCGTGAGCATGGGGATCATGAAAGGAGAACATGTGGGGATCCATCTGGTGGTCAACGCCCTTCCCCAAAAGGTTAAAAAGGGCGTGGCGGTCTTTGTCCACCTCGCCATCCTGGCCTTCCTGTGGGTCTTGACCGAACGTGGCTACCACATGGCCCTGAACGGAAGGAATCAATTTGCCCCCCTCTTGGGGATCACCATGGTCTGGTCTTTGGCCGCTGTCCCGATCGCAGGCCTCTTGGCTATGCTCCAGACGGTTTTCTCCCTTCTGAAACTCTTTCCCCCTTCGAAGGACACATCGAATTAGGATGAGGCCATGCTCTGGTTTATCGGAGCCGTCTTTTTAGGTCTCCTGCTTCTCGGAACGCCCATCGGGTTTGCCCTGGGGATTTCGGCCCTGGCAGTCTTCCTGAAGATGGACGTCCCCGTTCTTTTCAACATGGTCCCCCAGCGCTTCTTCGCCGGCCTGGACATGTTCACCCTGATGGCCATGCCCTTCTTCATCCTTGCCGGAGAGATGATGAACAAGGCGGGGATCACCCATCGCCTCGTTCAATTTGCCAACGCCCTGGTGGGCCATCTGAGAGGAGGGCTTGCCCACGCCAACATCGTGGCCAGCGTCTTCTTTGCAGGGCTGACTGGTGCGGCCGTCTCCGATACGGCGGCCATCGGGACCATGCTCATCCCGGCCATGGAAAAGGATGGCTATGACCGCGATTACAGCGCCGCCGTCACCGCCTCGTCTTCCATCATCGGCCCCACGATCCCTCCCAGCAATATGATGGTCATCTACGGATCGTTGATGAACGTGTCGATTGCTGGGCTTTTCGCCACGGGGATCCTGACCGGCCTCCTCCTCGCCTTCCTGTTGATGCTCATGGCCTCCTATTTCGCGGCCAAGAGAAATTATCCCAAAAAACCTCGAAGCTCTTTCCGGGATCTGGTCCGGTCGACCCGGGAGGCCCTCATCCCTCTTATGATGCCGGTCATCATCCTGGGCGGCATTCTCTCGGGGATCTTCACCCCTACGGAGGCCGCTGCCGTTGCCGTCGGATATGCGGCGGTCATCGGCCTGTTCGTCCTCAAAACCCTCAAACTCAAGGATTTTCCAGAACTCTTCTATAAGACCGCGATGACCACAGGCGTGGTCTTCTTGATCATCGGCACGGCCAACATCTGCGGATGGATTCTGGCCTCGGAGAAGATCCCGGAGGCGGTGG includes:
- a CDS encoding TRAP transporter large permease — its product is MLWFIGAVFLGLLLLGTPIGFALGISALAVFLKMDVPVLFNMVPQRFFAGLDMFTLMAMPFFILAGEMMNKAGITHRLVQFANALVGHLRGGLAHANIVASVFFAGLTGAAVSDTAAIGTMLIPAMEKDGYDRDYSAAVTASSSIIGPTIPPSNMMVIYGSLMNVSIAGLFATGILTGLLLAFLLMLMASYFAAKRNYPKKPRSSFRDLVRSTREALIPLMMPVIILGGILSGIFTPTEAAAVAVGYAAVIGLFVLKTLKLKDFPELFYKTAMTTGVVFLIIGTANICGWILASEKIPEAVAKAMVSISDDKTVILLMILLLMAIVGCFMDIAAALIILGPILHPLAVSHGVHPLHFGIIMVFSLNIALTTPPVGACLFVACGITKLSLEQLSKAIWPFIVMEFLALFIITFVPEIPLAIPKLLGYA
- a CDS encoding TRAP transporter small permease, yielding MRIVEKLSWVVERVAAIPCMMAIGGMTIIVLLGVLFRYVFRSPLGWTEEAARYLMIWAASLAVSMGIMKGEHVGIHLVVNALPQKVKKGVAVFVHLAILAFLWVLTERGYHMALNGRNQFAPLLGITMVWSLAAVPIAGLLAMLQTVFSLLKLFPPSKDTSN
- a CDS encoding DctP family TRAP transporter solute-binding subunit; amino-acid sequence: MKSKSLSFIVSGVLAVLLLFSADAIASSKVLKLAHLNPQDPFDNPTAPIAAVFKNMVESRTNMGLKVEIYAAGVLGKERESMEQVQQGVIQSYIASGTGIAQFYKAYDVTNLPFAFSSYAVAYEVYDGPFGQEMAEDIRKKTGFKVLGFGESGGFFQITNSKRPIKTPADMKGLKIRTMSIPLHMGIIESLGGAATPIAWAEVYTALQTGVVDGQMNPIPIINTAKFYEVQKYITLTNHLYAPYVWVMNDKWYQGLTPAEKEIVTDAAQTALIAGRGLNRVLESSDKGLPVIAKRMEVYTPTAEELAQFRKLAIAGAQKIIAEKLGEEGKIWADKFLKAIEVAEKKVKALAR